A genomic segment from Bdellovibrio sp. ArHS encodes:
- a CDS encoding lytic transglycosylase domain-containing protein — MSTWSAVLFSLFLVPFAQAETPAVAALPAPALTLKEKLKALTSRSTHVQSDNLIFDLPVTYNKKVSKWVAYYQGPRGSKWFREWLQRSYKYMPFIQTELKKAGLPLDLAYMVMIESGFAPNAISHADAVGPWQFIESTGTRYGLSKTWWLDERRDLKKSTLAAIRYLTDLHQEFGSWYLVAASYNMGENGLRNRIKKYGTKDYWTLIKLNALPAETQEYVPKILAAMLIAKAPNLYGFRDLEKMDPLEYEVVLVPGGTDLDALADHLSVTRKSLKDLNAELYLGYIPRQVEKHFIRVPKGAGQLVSSYVHQFSRKVALE, encoded by the coding sequence ATGAGCACGTGGTCAGCAGTTCTTTTTTCTCTATTCTTAGTTCCCTTTGCCCAGGCGGAAACGCCGGCCGTGGCTGCGCTCCCTGCACCCGCATTGACCTTAAAAGAGAAATTAAAGGCACTCACCTCACGTTCCACGCATGTCCAATCGGACAATCTGATTTTTGATTTGCCGGTCACTTATAACAAAAAAGTCAGCAAGTGGGTGGCTTACTATCAAGGGCCTCGCGGAAGTAAGTGGTTTCGTGAATGGCTTCAACGCTCCTACAAATACATGCCCTTCATTCAAACCGAATTAAAAAAAGCCGGACTTCCCTTGGACTTGGCTTACATGGTGATGATCGAAAGTGGATTTGCTCCCAATGCCATCAGTCACGCCGATGCCGTCGGGCCTTGGCAGTTCATTGAAAGCACGGGCACTCGCTACGGCCTTAGCAAAACATGGTGGTTGGATGAACGACGCGATCTTAAGAAGAGCACTCTGGCAGCGATCCGTTACCTCACGGACCTGCATCAGGAATTTGGCTCGTGGTACCTTGTGGCGGCCAGCTATAACATGGGCGAAAATGGCCTTCGCAATCGCATAAAAAAATATGGCACGAAAGACTACTGGACGCTCATTAAACTGAATGCGTTGCCCGCTGAAACACAAGAGTATGTCCCCAAAATTCTTGCGGCCATGTTAATTGCCAAAGCGCCGAATCTTTATGGATTCCGAGATTTGGAAAAGATGGACCCGTTGGAATATGAAGTCGTCCTTGTGCCAGGAGGCACAGACTTGGATGCCTTGGCCGACCATCTGAGCGTCACCAGAAAGTCATTAAAAGATTTGAACGCCGAACTGTATCTGGGTTACATTCCTCGTCAGGTCGAGAAGCATTTTATCCGAGTTCCCAAAGGGGCAGGACAGCTTGTTTCCTCTTACGTGCACCAGTTTAGTCGGAAAGTTGCATTGGAATGA